A window of the Aphis gossypii isolate Hap1 unplaced genomic scaffold, ASM2018417v2 Contig00808, whole genome shotgun sequence genome harbors these coding sequences:
- the LOC126555347 gene encoding zinc finger MYM-type protein 1-like, with protein MAKIGVSTILYTLSKYDLSAAFPNLYIAYKFLGTIPVTSASAERSFSKVKLIKTRLCSTMGQGRLGSLMFLSCERDIKIDHEVMKRQ; from the exons atggcaAAAATTGGTGTTAGTACTATTCTTTATACATTGTCCAAGTATGACTTGTCAGCAGCGTTTCCCAATTTGTATATAGCATACAAATTCTTAGGGACTATACCAGTTACATCTGCATCTGCGGAAAGATCATTTTCCAAA gtTAAACTTATTAAGACACGCTTATGTTCTACAATGGGCCAAGGACGTTTGGGAAGCTTAATGTTTTTGAGCTGTGAGAGGGACATCAAAATTGACCATGAAGTCATGAAGAGACAATAA
- the LOC126555352 gene encoding uncharacterized protein LOC126555352, which yields MTAKVTTSPNLNTGSNSLPTTSLSKPNTDTHSRQPAIQSTTTLSSSTKSKFIVGSHKSVSSKLSSVPVRKHIDIFVSRLEPCVTTTMLESELFNSYSDVTINKLVTKHPSYSSFHVRLPAEKLDDVLEPTFWPDGAVEKHIQVDVIYTDFTKAFDRVDHGRLIETLYKTGFGEPLLSWFKSYLSDRVQWVKVFGCKSSISKVSSGVPQGGHLSPILFSLYVNGIKEMVENCELLMFADDLKLFRKIENLSDCSMLKMISTT from the exons ATGACTGCTAAGGTTACCACTTCTCCTAATTTGAATACTGGTTCAAACAGTCTACCAACTACTTCACTCTCCAAGCCGAATACGGATACTCATTCTAGACAGCCTGCAATCCAATCGACTACTACTCTATCCTCGTccacaaaatcaaaatttatcgTTGGCTCTCATAAAAGTGTATCCTCCAAGTTGTCATCAGTGCCGGTGCGGAAGCATATTGATATCTTTGTCTCAAGACTTGAGCCATGTGTAACGACCACTATGCTTGAATCTGAATTGTTCAATAGCTACTCAGATGTgaccataaataaattagtgacAAAACACCCATCATATTCTTCATTCCATGTGCGCCTGCCTGCGGAGAAGCTTGATGATGTCCTCGAACCTACATTCTGGCCTGATGGC GCTGTCGAAAAGCACATCCAAGTTGATGTTATTTACACAGACTTTACTAAAGCCTTCGATAGAGTCGACCATGGCCGCTTAATCGAGACCCTATACAAAACTGGGTTCGGTGAACCATTGTTGTCTTGGTTCAAATCTTATTTGTCAGACAGAGTCCAGTGGGTAAAAGTGTTCGGATGCAAATCATCCATCTCAAAGGTTTCTTCTGGTGTTCCTCAAGGAGGACATTTATCTccaatattgttttctttgtATGTAAATGGCATCAAAGAAATGGTCGAAAACTGTGAACTACTCATGTTTGCCGACGACTTGAAGCTCTTtaggaaaattgaaaacttatcTGACTGCTCTATGCTCAAAATGATCTCAACAACCTAG